The following is a genomic window from Deltaproteobacteria bacterium.
GGTTCCTATCTCTGGCGAGGAGATAGTACTTCCCCTTCCCCGTCACACAGACCTTCCCGCTGGTCAGGTCCTTGATCTCACTGACCACCTCCATCATCCTGTTTTTGCCCCGCACTACCTTGGCCGAGGCCCGATACCTCCTGTCAATGGGGGTGGGGCTTTGGTACCGCACAGTCATCTCCACTGTGAGGCAGGCGCAGGATCGTTGCCAACTGACCGCCCACCACATGACCTCATCCAGCACCCCGCAGATGATCCCGCCATGGATTAATCCCTGATAGCCGCAATAACGTTCCGGGACTTGAAACTCCCCACGGATCTCCTCCCCCTCGGCAAAAAACTCCAACTGAAACCCATGGGGGTTCTCTCTCCCACAAAAGAAACAAGGCCTATAAGAAGGCACCTTCTCCATGATTTCCTCCCCATGTTCTTTACAGCGAGACCTTCGGTGACGTTACGATAATGGGCGCCCCATGTCAACTCCCTCTCTTCTCTCTCAGAAGATAACCCGCCAGAAAAGGAGAAAGAGGGTGGAGGTTGGAGGGGTAATATTGACAAATAGTAAGGAACGGTGTTAGGTTGACGTGGGTTTTGGGTAACATCTTTTTGTGAAAGGGAGATATGTCGGAAGGGATCGAAACCTTCGAGCTCACTCCCCTAGGGGAAATAAGCTCAAGGGTAAATAAGCTCCAAAAAAAGATGCAGGAGAAAGGGGTAGATCTTGCCCTTATCATCCAGAACGCCGACCTCTTCTATTTTACTGGCGCCATCCAAAGGGGTTACCTCTTCGTACCGTTAGAAGAAGAGCCCATCTTTTTTGTCCAAAAAGATTATGAAAGAGCCATCAGGGAGAGCCCTTTAAGGTGTATTAGGACAGAGGGCCTCAAGGCCCTTCCGAGTCTGCTCCATGA
Proteins encoded in this region:
- a CDS encoding PaaI family thioesterase, whose amino-acid sequence is MEKVPSYRPCFFCGRENPHGFQLEFFAEGEEIRGEFQVPERYCGYQGLIHGGIICGVLDEVMWWAVSWQRSCACLTVEMTVRYQSPTPIDRRYRASAKVVRGKNRMMEVVSEIKDLTSGKVCVTGKGKYYLLARDRNRDALASMDFSACSPQTRSRYEEGG